Proteins encoded by one window of Rubrobacter indicoceani:
- a CDS encoding M20 metallopeptidase family protein: MDTARKLDGLIEEISGSFGEKMISLRREIHREPELGFDTEKTAGKILAVLEGLPLEIETGVAENGIVATLKGGKDGPTVGLRADMDALPIYEETGLEFASAVDGKMHACGHDAHTAMLVGAAHMLSQRREDLSGTVKFFFQPAEEGGGGGKVMVNEGALNGVDSIFALHLWPGMEFGTSATRPGAVMASADKFEIEVKGTGGHGAMPHLTADPVVVAAHIVTALQTLVSREVDPNEPAVVTVGMIGAGSAFNIIPETAKISGTVRSVSPEVRRFLPKRMEELAQGIAKGMRAEAKLDYTFSYPVTMNDPGSAAFALEVASEVIGSEKVSEADHPSMGGEDFAFMLESVPGAYLWLGVGEVSGLHTPRFDFDERIMPIGAALHTALALKKLGV, from the coding sequence ATGGACACAGCGCGAAAACTGGACGGTCTGATAGAAGAAATATCCGGTTCCTTCGGGGAGAAGATGATCTCCCTGCGGCGCGAAATCCACCGCGAACCCGAGCTTGGCTTCGATACGGAGAAGACCGCCGGGAAGATCCTCGCTGTGCTTGAAGGTCTGCCGCTTGAAATAGAGACGGGTGTCGCAGAGAACGGCATCGTGGCCACGTTGAAAGGCGGGAAGGACGGCCCGACCGTCGGGCTTCGGGCGGATATGGACGCGCTGCCGATCTACGAGGAGACGGGTCTTGAATTCGCCTCCGCCGTAGACGGGAAGATGCACGCCTGCGGCCACGATGCGCACACAGCGATGCTCGTCGGGGCGGCGCACATGCTGTCGCAGAGGCGTGAGGATCTCAGCGGCACGGTCAAGTTCTTTTTTCAGCCGGCCGAGGAGGGCGGCGGCGGCGGGAAGGTGATGGTAAACGAAGGCGCTCTAAATGGTGTGGACAGCATATTCGCGCTGCATCTATGGCCGGGGATGGAGTTCGGAACGTCTGCGACGCGGCCCGGTGCAGTCATGGCTTCGGCGGACAAGTTTGAGATCGAGGTCAAAGGGACGGGCGGACACGGCGCGATGCCGCACCTCACCGCAGACCCGGTGGTCGTCGCGGCCCACATCGTAACCGCCCTGCAGACCCTTGTTTCGCGCGAGGTGGACCCGAACGAACCGGCGGTCGTCACGGTCGGGATGATCGGTGCGGGGAGCGCGTTCAATATCATTCCCGAGACCGCGAAGATCAGCGGCACCGTGCGCTCCGTCAGCCCGGAGGTCAGGCGGTTTCTCCCGAAGCGCATGGAGGAACTCGCCCAGGGCATCGCAAAGGGGATGCGCGCCGAGGCGAAGCTCGACTACACCTTCTCCTACCCCGTTACGATGAACGACCCCGGTTCGGCGGCCTTCGCCCTCGAAGTGGCATCGGAGGTAATCGGGTCCGAGAAGGTTTCCGAGGCGGATCACCCCTCGATGGGCGGGGAGGACTTCGCGTTTATGCTCGAATCCGTGCCGGGGGCGTACCTGTGGCTCGGCGTCGGGGAGGTGTCGGGGCTTCACACGCCGCGATTCGACTTCGACGAGCGGATCATGCCGATAGGAGCCGCGCTGCACACCGCGCTCGCCCTGAAGAAGCTGGGGGTTTAG